In Amycolatopsis sulphurea, one genomic interval encodes:
- a CDS encoding LysR family transcriptional regulator: MELSLHRLRMLRELRRRGTVTAAAASLHYTVSAVSQQLALLERDVGVKLFERLGRGVQLTELGFLLTDHAEEILGSVERATLALEEAQGTMSARLTAGVWASVASGLLPGALTSLAAEHPGIQVRTRELAPEATAEAVRDGTLDLSFVIDYSDAPMRWDTGLERAVVAVERLHAAVPAGAVPAATVSLDALAEYPWIMASPRSHFGRAIRIACQRHGFQPKINHEVEEQSTAMVLVGAGLGVTLVSDLGLRLLRPPGIDVVALTTPLLRTVSIAYRRTEIRRPALQLVVAAVQTSAAELGLGSEPELP, from the coding sequence ATGGAGCTTTCGTTGCACCGGTTGCGGATGCTGCGTGAGCTACGGCGGCGGGGGACCGTCACGGCCGCGGCTGCGTCGTTGCATTACACGGTTTCCGCGGTGTCGCAACAGCTTGCGCTGCTCGAACGGGACGTCGGGGTGAAGCTGTTCGAGCGGCTCGGCCGCGGGGTGCAGCTGACCGAGCTGGGTTTCCTGCTGACCGACCACGCCGAGGAGATCCTGGGTTCGGTCGAGCGTGCGACGCTGGCGCTCGAAGAGGCGCAGGGCACCATGTCCGCCCGGCTGACCGCCGGGGTGTGGGCGTCGGTCGCGTCGGGGCTGTTGCCGGGCGCGCTCACCTCGCTGGCCGCCGAACATCCGGGAATTCAGGTGCGCACCAGGGAATTGGCGCCGGAGGCGACCGCGGAGGCGGTGCGCGACGGCACGCTCGACCTGTCGTTCGTGATCGACTATTCGGACGCGCCGATGCGCTGGGACACCGGGCTGGAACGCGCGGTGGTCGCGGTCGAACGGCTGCACGCGGCGGTGCCCGCGGGCGCGGTGCCCGCGGCCACCGTGTCGCTCGACGCGCTCGCCGAGTATCCGTGGATCATGGCCAGCCCGCGGTCCCATTTCGGCCGTGCGATCCGGATCGCGTGCCAGCGGCACGGGTTCCAGCCGAAGATCAACCACGAGGTGGAGGAGCAGTCCACCGCGATGGTGCTGGTCGGCGCCGGGCTCGGCGTCACGCTCGTGTCCGATCTCGGGCTGCGGCTGCTGCGCCCGCCGGGGATCGACGTGGTCGCGCTGACCACGCCGCTGCTGCGCACGGTGTCGATCGCCTATCGCCGCACCGAGATCCGGCGTCCGGCCCTGCAGCTGGTGGTCGCCGCGGTGCAGACCTCGGCGGCGGAACTGGGGCTGGGCAGCGAACCCGAGCTGCCCTGA